In one Rhodoligotrophos defluvii genomic region, the following are encoded:
- a CDS encoding sensor histidine kinase → MVSDDALAILNALSEPALLLDPQGVILGANRAARRLLGNQLMGLPLADLITSPPDAFEQYLRRCSATSGALPGALSARRSDGTDLRLRAYGARLAAFPSARPVVMLRLLPADTDAFSVLARKIRDLNLEISRHRQTQAALEEALHQNETLLRELQHRVKNNMQMLLGLFAAAQRETDYEEVRDFLEDVAHRLMAVVTAQQLMYRSHHLHAIEAAAFVRDLCGAIGKTLPRQVRMEVTAFDGLLPNDVVFPLALILNELLTNAHKHGWQNADSRIQVDLQRNGADCTLIVQDDGPGIPPQAKERRSSGLGLVRGLCRQIGGSFTIENAGGTRCLVRFSAAGGVNPEKG, encoded by the coding sequence ATGGTCTCGGACGACGCTCTCGCGATCCTGAATGCCTTGAGCGAGCCGGCTCTGCTCCTTGATCCGCAGGGGGTGATCCTGGGGGCGAACCGGGCGGCCAGGCGTCTGCTCGGCAATCAGCTCATGGGATTGCCACTCGCGGATCTCATCACCAGCCCTCCGGATGCGTTCGAGCAGTATCTGCGAAGATGCTCCGCGACGAGCGGCGCGCTGCCTGGCGCCCTGTCGGCCCGCCGGAGCGACGGAACCGACCTTCGGCTGCGTGCCTATGGCGCCCGGCTCGCGGCTTTCCCGAGCGCCCGCCCGGTCGTCATGCTGCGCCTGCTGCCCGCCGATACCGATGCGTTCTCCGTATTGGCCCGCAAGATCCGCGACCTCAATCTCGAGATCAGCCGGCACCGCCAAACCCAGGCAGCCCTCGAAGAAGCCCTGCACCAGAACGAGACGCTGCTGCGGGAGCTTCAGCATCGGGTGAAGAACAACATGCAGATGCTGCTGGGCCTGTTCGCCGCAGCCCAGCGCGAGACGGATTACGAGGAGGTGAGGGACTTTCTCGAAGACGTGGCCCATCGGCTGATGGCGGTGGTCACCGCGCAGCAGCTCATGTACCGGTCTCACCATCTGCATGCGATCGAGGCGGCGGCCTTCGTGCGCGATCTGTGCGGGGCGATCGGCAAGACGCTCCCGCGGCAGGTGCGCATGGAGGTCACCGCGTTCGACGGCCTGCTGCCCAACGATGTCGTCTTTCCGTTGGCGCTCATCCTGAATGAGCTCTTGACCAACGCGCACAAGCATGGTTGGCAGAATGCCGACAGCCGAATTCAAGTCGATCTGCAGCGGAACGGGGCCGATTGCACGCTCATTGTACAGGACGACGGACCGGGGATCCCTCCACAAGCCAAGGAGCGGCGCTCGTCAGGCCTGGGCCTGGTGCGGGGACTCTGCAGGCAGATC